The DNA sequence CCATCAGCAAGACCTACGGGCTGGCGTCGTTCCGTGAGGCGGTCGACTTCGTCAACGACATCGCCGACCTCGCCGAGGAGGCGAACCACCACCCCGACCTCGAGATCTACTACGACGAGGTGGTCGTGTCGCTGCGGACCCACAGCCTCGACGCGGTCACCGACAACGACGTCCGGATGGCGGCCGAGGTCGAGAACCTGGTGACCGAGGTCGAGGAGGACGACTTCGACGACCTCGACGAGGACGACGACCTCGACGATGACGTGAATGACGTGGACGAGTTCGACGACGACTTCGACGACGGGATCTAAAGGAGCGGGATATGAAAGAGCGCGATCCCGCCCGGCGTTGACCGTCCGGTCTAGGTGTGGTCTAGGTGGGGTCTAGGTGCGGTCTAGGTGAGGTCTAGGTGCGGTCTAGGTGAGGTCTAGGTGCCGTCCACGTGGCCGAGCTGCTTGCCTCCGACCACGTGGAAGTGCAGGTGCGGGATCGCCTGGCCTCCGCGCGTGCCGATGTTGGTCGCGATGCGGTAGCCGTCGGCGATGCCCTCCTGCTCCGCGACCCGGCGCGCCATCCCGAATGCTGCCGAAAGCTGATCGATGTGCTCATCCCCGAGTTCGTGGGCCGACGCGATGTGCTGGCGGGTCGTGACCAGGACGTGCACCGGCGCGCGTGGGAACTTGTCGCGGAAGGCCACGACATGTTCATCCTGGGCGACCATGTCGGCGTCCTCGTCGCCAGCGACGATCCGGCAGAACACGCACTCGGCGGTCATCGGGGCTCCTCGCTCCTCGGCCCGCGACCGTAGTGGTCCAGGCGTGAAGTAGGCTGGATCGTATGGGTACCACGTTGATCTGGATCTCGGGGGCATCGAGCGGGATCGGTCGGGGACTGGCGCAGACGGTCCCGTGGGACGACGCACGCATCATCGACATCAGCCGGTCGGGGGCGGAGGGTCTCGAGCACGTCGCTGCGGACCTCATGACCGCAGAAGGGTGGGACGCCGCAGCCGCCTCCTTCCACCGTGAGCTTGACGACTTCGACGGGGAACGTGCCGTGTTCGTGCACTGCTCGGGGACGCTCACCCCGATCGGGTTCGCGGGGGAGGTCGATCACGACGCCTACGGCCGTCAGGTGCTGTTGAACAGCGCGTCGCCGCAGATCCTCGGCGACGCGTTCGTCGCCGCGGCTCGGGACCTCGACGTTGACGGCCACCTGGTGATGATCACATCCGGTGCGGCCACCAGCGTGTACGAGGGATGGTCGGCGTACGGTCCCGGGAAGGCTGCGGTCGACCACTGGGTCCGCACGGTCGGTGCGGAGCGCGAGCGCCGCGGGTCTCGGCTGCGTGTCATCTCCGTCGCCCCCGGGACGGTCGCCACCGCGATGCAGGCAGAGATCCGCGACACGCCTGAACGTGACTTTCCCAACGTCGGGAAGTTCATCGATCTGCACGAGTCCGGCGACCTGGTCGCTCCGGAGGACGCAGCCCGCGGGATCTGGTCGCTGCTGGACCGGGACCTGGACAACGGCGCGGTGGTCGACCTGCGCGACCTGGGCTGACGGCCGGCGGCGCGACGGTCGCCGTGTGGCGATCGCTCGGTCGCCGTTCGGATGCTCCCGTCTAGCCTCCGGTCGTCGCGGTCGCCGTCGGCGTCGGTGACGTGGTCGTTGACGGGGTCGGGGACGGCGACGGGGATGGCGACGGGGAGCTGGTCTGGGTCCCACCGCCGCCACCGCCCACACCGGCACCTTCCTCGCCCGGCAGGATCGAGTCGTTGTTCTGTGACGTGTCCGTTGGAGTCGGACTCGCCGTCTGCGTCCGGGTCGGCGTCGGTGAGGGGCTCTGCGTCCGGGTGGGCGTGGGACTCGGTGTCGGCGACCGAGTAGGTGACGGTGACGGGCTCGGTGACGGTGACGGGCTGGGTGACGGTGACGGGCTGGGTGACGGTGACGGGCACTCCTGGCCGGGTGCCAGCGCCGTCTGGAAGGACCCGCCTTCAGTGTCGGGGCACTCGACCGGTTGCGGGGTCGGAGAGTCCTCGTCCGGTGACGGGCCCGGCTCGGGTTCCCCGCCCACACCTGTCAGCGCTGAGTAGTCGGGCTCGGGGAAGCCCACGACCTCGAGTCCCTCGACGGCCTGTGCCATGTACTGGCCCCAGGTCGCCGCCGGGTAGCTGCCTCCGGTGAGCTCCACCTGCAGTTGGCGGTTCTCGACGTTGCCGAACCACACCGCGGTCGCCAACTGGGGGACGTACCCGACGAACCAGCCGTCCCGGCCGTCCGTGGTGGTTCCGGTCTTCCCCGCGGCCGGGCGGCCGATCGCTGCGCGCGTCCCGGTCCCCGAGCGGATGTTGTCCTGCAGGATGTCGCTGATGACGTACGCCACGTTGGCCGGGATCGCGCCGTCGTGCCGTGGCTCGGAGTCGATGATCACCCGCCCGTCACCATCCTCGACACGGCGCACCATCCGAGGCACCGCATGCACCCCTCCGGCGGCGAACGTCGCGTACCCCTCCGCCATGCTGAGCACGCTCACGTCGGCGCTGCCGAGAATCAGCGACGGGTGCGTGTGGAGCCACTCCGCCGGGATGCCCGCTCTGGCGGCCATGTCCTTCACGGCCGCCGAGCCCACCTCCTTCGCGAGCTGCACGAACACGGTGTTGGTCGAGGTGAGCGTCGCCTGGCGGACGGTCTGGCGCCCGAAGCCCTGGTGGGCGAAGTTGCGCACCCGGTAGGGGTCGTAGCCCTCGAAGTCCATCGTGATCTGCGCGGGTGCGGGGAACGTCGACCGGTCGGGGTGGTTGCCGGCGGCGACGAAGGCGGCCAGGCCGAACGGCTTGAACGCCGACCCGGGCTGGTTGCCCTGGTTCTCACCGGTGCTGGGGCTCGCGACCGCGGCGTTGAACGGTTGGACGCCGATGTCGGGCCCGCCGACGAGAGCGCGGATCCCGCCGTTCTCCGGGTCGATCGACACGATCGCGCCCGACACGGGCGGTCCGCCGCCGGTCTCCTGGTTGAACTGTGCGATGTTCTCAGTGAGCACCGCCTGAGCGGCGCTCTGCATCGCCGCGTCCATCTCGGTGTGGACGACCAGGCCACGGTAGACGGCCTCTTCCCCGCCGAGGACCTGTGTCAGTTCCTGTCGCAGCGCCTCGAGGTAGTAGGCGGCCGGTCCGCGATCGACGGTCTGTCGGGCGGTCGTCTCCGGTAGGCCCTCGCCCGTGATCTGCTCGGCCTCCGCCTGCGACAACCACCCTTCGGTGACCATGCCGTCGAGGACGTAGCGGCGGCGGCGGTCGGCGCCGACGGGGTCGTCCGCGGGGTCCAGCCGCTCGGGAGCCTGGATCATCCCGGCGAGCGTGGCGGCCTGGTTGACCGTGAGGTCGGTGGCGGGGCGTGCGAAGTAGGTTTCGGCCGCGGACTGGATCCCGTACGCCCCCCGCCCGAAGTAGATCGTGTTGAGGTAGAACTCCAGGATCTGATCCTTGGAGTACTGCCGCTCCATCTTGACGGCGAGGACCGCTTCGTTGGCTTTGCGCCAGAACGTCCGCTCCGGTGACAGGGCCGCGTTCTTGATGTACTGCTGGGTGATCGTGGAGCCGCCCTCCTCGATCTCGCCGGCACGGACGTTGGTGAACAGTGCGCGGAGTGTGGCCGTGATCGAGATCGGGCCGTGCTCGTAGAACCCCCGGTCCTCCGCTGCCATCGCCGCGTGCGGGACGTGCTCGGGCAGCTCGCCGAGGTCGACGTCCTCCCGGGCGGCGGTGGGGGACAGGGAACCGACCTCGCGCCCCTCGCGGTCAACGACCTTGGTCGCGGTGGCGGCGACGTCCTCGGGGAGGGGGACCGCGGCGAACAGGTAGGCGAAGAGGAAGAACAGCGCGAGGATGCCCAGCAGCGCGGGGATCGTGAGGATGTACACGGCGGGTTGGCGGTACCAGGCCTGCCCCGGTTGCCACAGCGCGCGGTACCAGGGCCGCCCGGTGGTCCGGTCCGGCGACGTTGTGCGTGCCATGGCCAGATACTCCCCGTGTACGGCTGGTCGCGCCACGTTGTGTCACCGGCCGGTCGGACGCATCGCCAAGCGGTGTCGGCTTGGCCCGGGCCGAGGTTACGGTGTTGCGCGCGGCCTCAACGCGGAGGGCGGCGCATGAACGCGCGGTCAGCAGCTGCCGGCGGTGCTCCAGACGGCAGGTGGGAACCCGCCGACGTCGGACGTCGCGTCGGTGCGGACGTGATCGACTTCGTGGTTCTGCTCACCCTCGGCCTCGTCGTCACGGTGATCTTGCGGATCGTCGGTCTCAACATGGCAGAGACCGCCGTGGGTGGCGCTGGAGGTGTCAGCACGCTGGCGGGGCTCGGGGTCACCATCATCACCCTCGTCGCCCACCTCGTCGTCCACCTGGGGTACTGGCTGTACACGGAGGGCTCGCGTGCCCGTTCGATCGGGAAGATGGTGATGAACCTCAAGGTCGTCCGCCCCGACGGGTCGCCGATCGACCATGCCGACGCGTTCAGGCGGCGCATCATCTTCTACCTGCCGTGGTTGATGGCCTGGATCCCGTGGTTCCCGATCGACGTGCTCGTCCTGATCGCCTCGCTGGGACTGCTCCTCGCGGGACTGATCAGCTACCTCGTCAACGACCCCGACCACCGCGGCTTCCACGACCGCTTCGCTGGCACGGTGGTGATCCAGGCCGGCTAGCCGTCTCCACGCGGGCGCCCCGCCGTCCGGCTGGGGGCGTTTTTCGTCTCACGCTGCACCCGATCGATGGTGCGTAGCCCGGTCAGCTCGGGCGTGGGGAAGTCATCGGTCGGTTGCCCGTCGAGGGCCGCCGACATGAACGCCGCCCACGTCTCAGCCGGGAGCGCCCCGCCGGTCATGCGGTCCATCGGGGTGTTGTCGAGGTTGCCGTACCACACGACCGTCACGAGCTCGGGGACGTACCCGGCGAACCAGGCGTCACGGTGCTCGTCGGTGGTCCCCGTCTTCCCCGCAGCCGGCCGGTTGAGGTCCGCTGCCTTGCCGGTGCCCGACTCCACCACCCGTGTCAGCACGTCGGTGACGACCTGTGCCGTGCGCACCCCCATGGCCCGGGTGTGTCGCGGCTCGTCGCGACGGACGACCGTGCCGTCGTGTGCGACCACCTGTCGGATCAGACGGGGTTCGGTCAGCACGCCACCGCCGGCCATCGTCGCGTACCCGGTGGCCAACTCCAGCGGAGAGATGCTTCCGACGCCGAGCGTGATGGTCGGCACCGCCGGGAGCTCACTGCGGATCCCGGCGCGGCGGGCGACGTCAACGACCGCTTCGGGACCGACCGTCGCCACCATCTGCATGTAGACCGTGTTGGTCGAGGTGGTGGTGGCTTCGCGCACGGTCTGGACGCCGTAGCCGGCTCGGCCATAGTTCGTCACCGTCACATCCGGACCGGGGACTTCGACGTCGATCTCGCGCGGCGCGCGGAACCGCGAGGACGGCGCGTACCCCGCTTCGACGAACGCGGCGAGCGTGAACGGCTTGAACGCCGACCCTGCGGGCCGTCGCGACTCGACTGCGGTGTTGAGCGGCTGCCTGACGTAGTCGGGCCCACCCACCATCGCACGAACCCCGCCGTCCCGCGGGTCGATCGCGACGAGCGCGCCGGAGTCGGCTCGTCCGTCGAGATGGTCGGCGATGACCTGATCCGCGAGTCGTTGCAGGTCCAGGTCCATCTCGACCTCGACCCGGTAGCCGGTGAACGGAGCGTCCTCGCCGAGCTCCGCCGCGAGCTGCTCCCGAACCGCGTCCAGGTAGTAGGGCCCGACGTCGTGGGCGACGGCGTTGCCGCCGAAGGCGCTGGGCACGCCTGCGGCGATGGCGTCGTCGGCCGCGGCAGCCCGCAGCCAACCCTTGGCGGCCATGCCTCGCAGCGTGGACACCCGACGCACGTTCAGCGTGTGGGGCGCTCCCGCCGGGTCCAGCTGCTCGGGCTGGGCGATCATCGCAGCCAGGGTCGCAGCCTGGTTGACGTCGAGCTGCGTGGCGGGCACGCCGAAGTAGGTCCGCGCCGCGGCGCCGATGCCGTACGCGCCCCGCCCCCAGTAGATCGTGTCGAGATAGCGCTGGAGGATCGTGTCCTTGTCGAGCTGACGTTCCAACTTCAGCGAGATCAGAGCTTCTTCGACCTTCTTGCTCAACCCGGGCCGCAGTTCACCTGTCAGCAGACCGACGTACTGCTGGGTGATGGTGGACCCACCCTGCTCCACGGTGCCTGCGGTGAGGTTCGCCCACAGCGCCCGGAGGCTCCCACGGATCGAGATCCCGCGGTGCCGACGGAATGTTCGGTCCTCGGCCGCCAGGACGGCGTGTACCACGTGCGCAGGGAGCTCGTCGACCGCCACGGGGTCGTGTGCCTGGGCGCGGAGCGAGCCGAGTTCGCGCCCTTCGGCGTCGACCACGACGGTGGGGAGCGCACCCGCCGCAGGCGGGACCTGCGCCCCGGCATAGGCGACCGCCAAGGTCACCAAGGCGGCGAGGCTGACGATGGCGCTCGCGAGGACGGAACCGCTGGCCAGACGCCGGACGGCCGGACCTCTCACGGTGCGGTGGAGGCGGTCGACCGCGAGGATCAGCCACGCCGCAGCGATCACCGCCGCGGTGCGCAGGCCCTGGCGGATCCGCGAGGCCGCGGCACGGCTGCGATCCGCGGCGCGCCGGCCAGCCTTGGCCGCGCCGCGCGCCGCCACGCGTCCCAGGCGGGGGGCCAGCGCTCGTTCGGCACGCAGCCACAGTCGCAGGGTCGCGATGATCAGCTGCAGGCGGGCCGTGAGCGGCGCCAGGCGGGCGGACAGCCCGTCCCACCCGTGGCGGAGTTCCTCGCCGAGCGCTCTCGGCCGTCGAGGGGGCCGTCGGGGCGGGGAGCGGTCGGTCACCGTCGCTCCTCACGTCCGCCCGCACCGCTCCAGTGTGAGACCCGGCAAGGCGACGCGGCCGGAACCACCCGTCCGACGGGACGGGAAGCCGGGCCGGCCCACTAGCGTTCGCCGCGGTGAGACGGGAGGACACGTGGCGCGCTACCGGGCCGGCCTGGAGACGAGGGAGCGCATCCTGGACGCCACCCGCGCACTGCTGGGTGAGGTCGGGTTGGAAGGCACGACGCTGAAGGCGATCTGCGAGCGCGCCGAGGTGGGAGCCGGCAGCTTCTACAACCTGTTCGCCTCCAAGGAGGAGGTGGTGCTCTCGGTCGTCCGTGAGGCGATCACGGCGGTCGACGCCGCCCATGACGCGGGTGTCCGCGAACGCGAGAGCGTCGAGGACCTCGTCGACGCCTACCTCGGGTTCATCACCGGACAGCCGGACCTCGCCCGGATCTACCTCCAGGCCGCCGTGGCATGGGGTCTGTCCGACCGGGCACTGGCCGTGCGGTTCACCCGTCACCAGGACCAGCGCGTCCAGCGCCTGGCCGCGGCCCTGCGCCGCGAGCAACCCGGTGTGCGGCCGGGGGACGCACTGCTGCGCGCCCAGCTCCTCCTGGCCGCCTTGAACGGTTTGACCGTGAACTGGCTGCTGGACCCAAGCTTCGCGCTCGATCTGCACCGCGGGTTGCTGCTGCGCGCGGTGCGGGCGGGTTCCTGCGTCGGTGAAGCCCGCGGAGCTCGGGTCGGCGGGTCCTGACCCGCCAGGAACCGCTCGCTAGCCTCGACGACGTGGACGCCGACGAGCCCAGTCCGCATACAGGCCGGGTGGCCGGTGCACTCCCATGAGCCTCGTCCCCGGTCTCCTGCTCGTCGCAGCCCTGGTCGTGGCGTCCGGCTTCTTCGTCGCCGCGGAGTTCGCGATGGTCGCCGGCCGCCGGGCGACGATCGACGACCTCGCCGCACAGGGCAGCCGCCGCGCCCGCGCCGCGGCCGCGGAGATGCGCCGCCTGTCGTTCATGCTGTCGGGGGCGCAGCTGGGCATCACGGTCACCACGTTGGTGCTCGGGTACGTCTCGGAGTCGGCGTTCGCTCCGATCCTGCGCCCCGCGATCGCGGGGTTGGGTGTGCCCCAGGGCAGCGTGCGCGGCATCTCCTTGGTCGTGGCGCTGGTCGTCTCGACCGTCCTGTCGATGGTGGTCGCCGAGCTCGCCCCCAAGAACCTCGCGATCGCGCGCCCCGAGACCACCGCGCTGGCGGTCGCTATCCCGATGCGGATCTACTCGCTGGTGCTCGGCCCGGTGATCCGCCTGTTCGACGGTGCGGCGAACGCTGTCACACGGCTCCTCGGTCACCAACCCCAGGAGGAGCTCCTCGCCGGGTACGACGCCGACGAGCTGGCTCTGATCATCGAGGCGTCCCGCGAGGAAGGCCAACTCGACGAGGAGAAGGCAGCGCTGCTGCTCCGCGCGGTCGAGCTCGGTGAGCGGCGCGCGACCGAGGTGATGGTGCCGCGACCGGACGTGGTCTGGCTGCGTGCCGGCGATCCACTCGATGCGCTGCGGCGCGCGGCCAGAGACACCGGCCACTCGCGCTTCCCGGTGCAGGGCCAGCACGAGGACGACGTGGTCGGGACCGTCCACATCAAGGACCTGCTCGACGTGCCGGCGCAGCGTGCGGGCACGGCGACGATCGACGACATCATGTACGAGCCGCTGATCGTCCCCGAAAGCCACATGCTGCGTCGCCTGCTGGCTGACCTGCGACAGCACCGGCGCACGTTCGCGGTCGTGGTCGACGAGTACGGCGGGGTCGCGGGGATCGTCACGCTCGAGGACGTGCTGGAGGAGCTCGTCGGCGAGATCGAGGACGAGTTCGATCCCAGCACCTCCCCGGTGCTGCGCCGTGTGGGCGTCGGCCGTTACGTGGTGCCCGGTCGCATGCGGGTCGACCGGTTGGAGGACGTGCTCGACACCGACATCGAACAGGGCGACTTCGAGACCGTCGCCGGGTTGGTCCTGGCGCGGCTGGGCCACATCCCCCAGGTCGGGGAGTGGGTCGAACACGACGGTTGGCGCCTGATGGTGATCGGCGTGGACGGCAACCGTGTCTCCGAGATCCTCCTGGAGCGGATGCACGAACGCGGCCCGTCCGTCGGTCGCCCGGCGTCGGGCGACCAGCGGTGACGCCGGGGTCGCTCGCAGCCGAAGGGCCGCTGGCGGTGCAGGTCCCCGTCCCGGTCGCGGTGGCGATCGCCGTGCTGCTGCTGGCGGCCAACGCCTTCTTCGTCGCGGCGGAGATCGCGCTCCTGGCGGCCCGCCGCACCCGGGTCGAGGAGCTCGCCGCCGAAGGCGACCGCCGCGCACAGCTGGCCGCCGCCGCGCTCCGCGAGCTGTCGATCACCTTCTCCGGCGCTCAGCTGGGCATCACCATGGCGTCGCTGGGGCTCGGCGCGGTCGCCGAACCGGCCGCCGCCCGGCTGCTGGAGCGGGCGTTGGCGCTGACGACGATCCCTGCCGGGCTCCGTCCCGCGCTCGCGATCGTGGTGGGTCTGTCGATCGTGGTGTTCCTGCACATGGTCGTCGGCGAGATGGCCCCAAAGAACATCGCGCTGGCCAGCGCCGAGACGGTCGCGCTCCGGCTCGCACCCGCCTTCCGGGTGTTCGTCGTGGTGTTCCGCCCGATCATCACGGCGCTGAACGCCACCGCGAACGTGTTGCTCCGCGTGGTCGGTGTGGAACCGCGGGACGAGATGGGGCTGGTGCACACGCCCGATGAGATCGCGTTGCTGCTCCGCGAATCCAACCGTGAGGGCATGCTGCAGCCGCAGGACGCTCGGGTACTGGCCGCGGCGCTGTCGCTCAACCGCATCGACGCCAGGGCCGCCATGACCCCCCGCGTGGACCTGCACGCCGTTCCCGCCACCGCCGGCGCCCACGACGTGCTCAGCCTGGCGCGTGAGACGGGGTTCACGCGCTTGCCCGTCTACCACGACGACATCGACGACGTGGTCGGGATCGTGCACGTCAAGGACGTCCTGATCCGCGACGCTGACGAGCTCGTTGACCTGTCCGTGGCCGACATCCTCCGCCCGATCTCCGCCGTCCCCGAGAGCCGGGACCTGGAACGCCTGCTGCGCGACATGCGGGGCGGGCGGTCCCACGCCGTCCTGGTCCTCGACGAGTTCGGCGGGACGGCGGGGCTTGTGACCCTCGAGGACATCCTCGAGGAGCTGGTCGGCGACATCGAGGACGAGTTCGACCCGATGATCCGCCACGAGTCGGTGCGCCAGCTCGGGCCGGACCGTTGGCTGGTTCCCGGCACGTTGCGCCGCGACGAGCTGACGGAGCACACGGGCCTGGCCCTCGCCGAAGGGGAATCCGAAACCGTCTCCGGTCACCTCACCGAACGGCTGGGCCGCCTGCTTCAACCCGGCGACGTGGTGGAGGAAGACGGTTGGATCCTGCGGGTGCGCTCGCTGGATGGGCGCCGGGCGGGGGACGTGGAGGTGGTCGCACCCCACGGGCGAGGCCACGACGGCGCCCCGGTGGGCGCCTGAGTGGGCTTCCGCCGCGAGGAGCTCGAGTCGTTCCGTGACGAGACCGTGCCCGACCTCGTCGGCGATCACGTCCGGCTGCTGTTCGTGGGGATCAACCCGGGCCTGTGGACGGCCGCGACCGGAGCCCACTTCGCGCACCCGGCCAACCGATTCTACAAGGCGCTGTACCTCGGCGGGATCCTCGACCGACCGCTCGACGCCAGCGACGGGTACGACGACGCTGCGGTGCAGGCCCTGACCTGCAAGGGGATCGCGATCACCAACCTCGTGGACCGCGCCACCGTCCGGGCGAGCGAACTCGGTCGGGAGGAACTGCGCCAGGGCAGAGACCTGATCGAGGACAAGGCGCGCGGCTGGGATCCGGTGGTCGTGGCGGTCGTCGGGGTCACCGCGTACCGGACGGCGTTCGGGCGGCGGGACGCCGACGTCGGCCGTCAGGACGACAAGCTCGGTGACGCGCAGCTGTGGGTGCTGCCCAACCCCAGCGGGCTGAACGCGCACTACCAGGTCGACCAGCTGGCGCGGCTGTACCGGGCAGCCGCCGAGGACGCGGGGCTGGACCTGGGCCCCTTGCGGTCGTGAACGCCGTGGGCTCGCCGAGGCTGGTCCTGTTCGACGTGGACGGGACGCTGGTCGACACGCCCGGCACCCGAGAGGCGTTCGCGGTGGTCATGGACCGCATCGGAGCCTGCAACGTCGACGTGCACGGGTTCCCGATGACCGGGAAGACCGACCCGCAGATCGCACGGGAGCTGCTGGCTGCGGCCGGGATCCACCCCGGGGAGACCGAACGGCTCCTACCGCGGCTGCTGGGCGACTTCGCCCGGGAACTCGCGTCACTCGAGCCGATGATCCGTGCGCGGGGGCGGGTCCTCGTCGGCGCGGACCCGCTGCTGCGGCGGCTGGCCGACATCGACACCGTGGTCGCATCGGTCCTGACCGGGAACCTGGAGGGTAACGCGCGGGTCAAGCTCGACGCGCTCGGTCTGGCTCGTGCCCTGGACCTCGCGGTCGGGGCGTACGGCAGCGACCATCACGACCGCCGCGAGCTCGTCCCGGTCGCGTTGCGCAAGCTGCATCGCCTGCGCGGCGTCCGCCTCACGTCGGCCAACGTGTGGGTGGTGGGCGACAGCCCCCGGGACCTGGCCTGCGCCCGCGCGACCGACGCGCGGTGCCTCCTGGTCGCCACCAACAAGCACGCCCTCGACCAGCTGGCCGCCCTGGAGCCCGACGCGGCGGTCGCCGACCTGCGTGACGTCGACGCGGTGGTGGAGCTGCTGACCTCCTAGACCGTCCTAGACGCCGAACCCGGGGATACCCGGCGGCGCAGGAGGCTCACGGACCTGCTCGACCGCTTCCTGCAGCGGGCGGAGGAACGGCAGGGCGTGCGGGTCGAGTGGCTCGGGGTCGACGAACTCGCCGAGGCCCCCGTCCGCGAACGGCGCGGCGGTGACGTGGGGCGCGGCGCCGTGCGCCCCGTAGACGACCACCACCACGTCGGTGCCGTCGGCCAGCTCGGCTTCGGCCACGAACCCGTAGGCGGGGGTGGAGGTGGCCAGCACCTCGTCACGCGCCACGGCGCGCAGGACCGCTGTCCTGTCCGCGTCGTCATCGGGGAGATCCGGGAGGCGCATGACGCGGGTCGCCGACGGCCCGGGCAGCACCACGGCGGCCGGCAGCGGACGGTCGGCGCGCGTGACCAGGTCGCGGGCCGCTTCCTCGCACACCCAGCGCAGCTCGTCGATCCGCACGCGTGTGTCGCCTCCCGCCTCACACGCTGGTGGGAGCTCCCTCGGAAGCCGATCGCACCGTCCGGGCGTACTTGGCCAGCACCCCCCGCGTGTAGCGCGGTTCGAGCGGCTCCCACCGCTCCCGGCGGCGCGCCAGCTCTGCCGCGTCGACGTGCAGGTCCATGGTGCGGCTGGGCACGTCGATGGTGATCCGGTCGCCGTTGTCGACCAGCGCGATCGGTCCGCCGTCGGCCGCCTCGGGCGCGACGTGGCCGATGCAGAACCCGTGCGTGGCGCCGCTGAACCGTCCGTCGGTGACCAGCGCGACGGAGGTGCCCAGCCCGGCGCCCTTGACCGCGGCGGTGACAGCCAGCATCTCGCGCATCCCCGGGCCACCCTTGGGGCCCTCCCAACGGATCACGATCACCTCGCCCTCACCGATGCTCCCGGTCAGGACCGCCTCCATGGCACCCTGCTCGTCGTCGAACACCCGGGCTGTGCCCTCGAAGCGGTGCTGCTGGGGCGGGATCCCGGCCACCTTGACCACCGCCCCGTCCGGGGCCAGCGACCCACGGAGGATCGCCAGGCCACCGTCGGCGTGGATCGGGTCCGACACGCGGCGGACCACCTGCCCATCGGGCGCCGGCGGATCGAGCTCTCGCAGGTTGTCCTCGACGGTCCGCCCGGTCACCGTCAGCGCGTCACCGTGCAACAGCCCCGATCCGAGCAGCTCACGCATCACCACCGGGACCCCACCGATGCGGTCCAGGTCGGTCATCACGAACCGCCCCGCCGGCTTGGTGTCAGCGATGTGTGGGACCCGCCGCCCGATCCGGTCGAAGTCGTCGAGGGTGAAGTCCACCTCCGCCTCGCGGGCGATCGCCAGCAGGTGCAGGACCGCGTTGGTCGAACCACCGACGGCCATCACGACGCTGAGGGCGTTCTCCAAGGCCGCGCGGGTGACGATGTCCCGGGCGCGGATCCCGGCCTCGAGGAGCGCGACGACGGCCGCGCCGGAGCGGCGCGCCAGG is a window from the Actinomycetota bacterium genome containing:
- a CDS encoding hemolysin family protein codes for the protein MSLVPGLLLVAALVVASGFFVAAEFAMVAGRRATIDDLAAQGSRRARAAAAEMRRLSFMLSGAQLGITVTTLVLGYVSESAFAPILRPAIAGLGVPQGSVRGISLVVALVVSTVLSMVVAELAPKNLAIARPETTALAVAIPMRIYSLVLGPVIRLFDGAANAVTRLLGHQPQEELLAGYDADELALIIEASREEGQLDEEKAALLLRAVELGERRATEVMVPRPDVVWLRAGDPLDALRRAARDTGHSRFPVQGQHEDDVVGTVHIKDLLDVPAQRAGTATIDDIMYEPLIVPESHMLRRLLADLRQHRRTFAVVVDEYGGVAGIVTLEDVLEELVGEIEDEFDPSTSPVLRRVGVGRYVVPGRMRVDRLEDVLDTDIEQGDFETVAGLVLARLGHIPQVGEWVEHDGWRLMVIGVDGNRVSEILLERMHERGPSVGRPASGDQR
- a CDS encoding hemolysin family protein → MTPGSLAAEGPLAVQVPVPVAVAIAVLLLAANAFFVAAEIALLAARRTRVEELAAEGDRRAQLAAAALRELSITFSGAQLGITMASLGLGAVAEPAAARLLERALALTTIPAGLRPALAIVVGLSIVVFLHMVVGEMAPKNIALASAETVALRLAPAFRVFVVVFRPIITALNATANVLLRVVGVEPRDEMGLVHTPDEIALLLRESNREGMLQPQDARVLAAALSLNRIDARAAMTPRVDLHAVPATAGAHDVLSLARETGFTRLPVYHDDIDDVVGIVHVKDVLIRDADELVDLSVADILRPISAVPESRDLERLLRDMRGGRSHAVLVLDEFGGTAGLVTLEDILEELVGDIEDEFDPMIRHESVRQLGPDRWLVPGTLRRDELTEHTGLALAEGESETVSGHLTERLGRLLQPGDVVEEDGWILRVRSLDGRRAGDVEVVAPHGRGHDGAPVGA
- the mug gene encoding G/U mismatch-specific DNA glycosylase — protein: MGFRREELESFRDETVPDLVGDHVRLLFVGINPGLWTAATGAHFAHPANRFYKALYLGGILDRPLDASDGYDDAAVQALTCKGIAITNLVDRATVRASELGREELRQGRDLIEDKARGWDPVVVAVVGVTAYRTAFGRRDADVGRQDDKLGDAQLWVLPNPSGLNAHYQVDQLARLYRAAAEDAGLDLGPLRS
- a CDS encoding haloacid dehalogenase-like hydrolase; translation: MGSPRLVLFDVDGTLVDTPGTREAFAVVMDRIGACNVDVHGFPMTGKTDPQIARELLAAAGIHPGETERLLPRLLGDFARELASLEPMIRARGRVLVGADPLLRRLADIDTVVASVLTGNLEGNARVKLDALGLARALDLAVGAYGSDHHDRRELVPVALRKLHRLRGVRLTSANVWVVGDSPRDLACARATDARCLLVATNKHALDQLAALEPDAAVADLRDVDAVVELLTS
- the ilvD gene encoding dihydroxy-acid dehydratase encodes the protein MADPRHRSREVTEGSRRAPARAMLRAVGMTDEDFGKPQVGVASSWNEVTPCNLPLDRLAKQAKEGIRDAGGFPIEFVTVAVSDGIAMGHEGMRASLVSREVIADSVETVMHAERLDGMVTFAGCDKSLPGMVMAGVRLNVPTVFLYGGSILPGQLHGRDITIQDVFEAVGAHGRGAMSDDELDAIEHNACPGEGSCAGMFTANTMASAIEGLGMCLPGSASPPAPDPRRDDLARRSGAAVVALLEAGIRARDIVTRAALENALSVVMAVGGSTNAVLHLLAIAREAEVDFTLDDFDRIGRRVPHIADTKPAGRFVMTDLDRIGGVPVVMRELLGSGLLHGDALTVTGRTVEDNLRELDPPAPDGQVVRRVSDPIHADGGLAILRGSLAPDGAVVKVAGIPPQQHRFEGTARVFDDEQGAMEAVLTGSIGEGEVIVIRWEGPKGGPGMREMLAVTAAVKGAGLGTSVALVTDGRFSGATHGFCIGHVAPEAADGGPIALVDNGDRITIDVPSRTMDLHVDAAELARRRERWEPLEPRYTRGVLAKYARTVRSASEGAPTSV